The following coding sequences are from one Triticum aestivum cultivar Chinese Spring chromosome 5A, IWGSC CS RefSeq v2.1, whole genome shotgun sequence window:
- the LOC123106502 gene encoding glutaredoxin-C1-like, protein MEQVTKLAGQRAVVIFGMSSCCMCHTVTSLLRDLGANPTVVELDEDPWGKEMEKALVRLLGRNPAVPAVFIGGRLVGCTDKVMSLHLGGKLVPLLHNAACWLGGG, encoded by the exons ATGGAGCAGGTGACGAAGCTAGCGGGGCAGCGGGCCGTGGTGATCTTCGGCATGAGCTCCTGCTGCATGTGCCACACGGTGACGAGCCTACTCCGAGATCTCGGGGCGAACCCGACGGTGGTGGAACTGGACGAGGACCCTTGGGGGAAGGAGATGGAGAAGGCGCTGGTCCGGCTCCTCGGCCGCAACCCTGCTGTGCCGGCGGTGTTCATCGGTGGCAGGCTCGTCGGATGCACCGACAAGGTCATGTCCCTTCATCTCGGCGGCAAGCTCGTCCCGCTGCTTCATAACGCAG CTTGCTGGCTTGGAGGAGGATGA